The window CTGAATTCCACACGTCGACCGCTGTAGACCACCAACCCGTAGAGGGTCGCGCGCTCCAGCGCAACGACCTGCGCGCTCTTCTTCTCCCAGTGCGGATCGAGCAACTGCTTCTTGAGAAGATGACCCGCCACCTGCTCCAGCCACGAAGGCTCGATGTTGGCAATGCCACGGCCGAAGAGGCGCGTGGTCTCCACCAGCTCTGCGCAGACGATCCAGCGGCCGGGCTTCTTCTTGAGGTGCGCACCCGGATGCCGGTGGAACTTGATCCCCCGGGCGCCGAGGTAGGCCTCCTCTTCCTCCATCTTCCAGCCCACGTTGCCGAGCAGCCCCGAGAGCATGGACAGGTGCAGCGCCTCGTAGCTCGCGGGCGTGCTGTTGATGCGCCACTTGTGCTCCGTCACCACCGTGAGCAGCTGCGAATGGATGTCGCGCCACTCGCGGACGCGGCGGACGTTGATGAAGTTCTGCCGCAACAGCTGCTCGTACTGGCGGTTGCTGAGCCTGTGGGTAGGCGTGGCGTGGGAGGGCTGGGGTGGCGGCACCCCCCCACGCGCATCGTGAATCCATTGCCACAGCCGCAGGTACCCGCTGAACTCGCTCTTCTCGTCATCGAACTTGGCGTGCGCCTGGTCCGCCTGCTGCTGCGCTTCGAGCGGGCGGTCTCGCACGTCCTGCACCGACAGCGCGCTGGCGATGACCAGCACCTCCTCGAGCGCGCCGCGCGTGCGCGCCTCCAGGATCATGCGGCCGACGCGCGGGTCCAGCGGCAACTTCGCCAGCTCCATGCCCATGGGCGTGAGCTCGTTCGCGTCGTCGACTGCGCCGAGCTCGTTGAGCAGTTGGTAGCCATCGGCGATGGCGCGCCGTTGCGGGGCCTCGAGGAAAGGAAAACGCTCCACATCGCCCAGATGAAGCGATTTCATCCGCAGGATCACGCCGGCCAGCGAGGAACGCAGGATCTCCGGGTCGGTGAAGCGCGCTCGACCTTCGAAATCCTTCTCGTCGTAGAGCCGGATGCAGATGCCGTCGGCCACCCGCCCGCAGCGGCCGGCCCGCTGGTTGGCGGCGGCCTGGCTGATCGGCTCCACCAGCAGCTGCTCGACCTTGCTGCGGAAGCTGTAGCGCTTGACCCGCGCCGTCCCGGCGTCGATGACATAGCGGATGCCGGGCACCGTCAGCGAGGTCTCGGCGACGTTGGTCGCCAGCACGATGCGCCGGCCGCTGTGGCCGTCGAAGATGCGGTCCTGCTCGGCCTGCGACAGGCGCGCGAACAGCGGCAGCACCTCGGCATTGCGCAGCAGCGGCTGGTGGCTCAGGTGCTTGCGCAGGTGGTCCGCCGCCTCGCGGATCTCGCGCTCGCCCGGAAGGAAGACCAGGATGTCGCCGCCGTCGCGCGGGTCGCGCCAGAGCTCGTCGACGCCGTCGGCGATCGCGTCATTGAGGTCGTAGTCGCGCGACTCCTCGAAGGGACGGTAGCGCTGCTCGACCGGGTACATGCGCCCCGAGACATAGATGGTCGGCGCCGGTCCCTTTGCCGACGCGAAATGCTTCGCAAAGCGCTCGGCATCGATCGTCGCCGAGGTCACGATCACCTTGAGGTCGGGCCGCCGCGGCAGGATCTCGCGCAGGTAGCCCAGCAGGAAATCGATGTTGAGCGAACGCTCGTGCGCTTCGTCGATGATCAGCGTGTCGTAGGCTTTCAGCAGCGGGTCGGTCTGCGTCTCGGCCAGCAGGATGCCGTCGGTCATCAGCTTGACCGACGCATCACGCGACAGGCGGTCCTGGAAGCGCACCTTGTAGCCGACCACCTCGCCCAGCGGCGTCTTGAGCTCTTCGGCGATGCGCTTGGCGACGGAGGAGGCCGCGATCCGCCGGGGCTGGGTGTGCCCGATCAGCCGGCCCCGCCCCGGCGGCGCGTTGAGCTTGCCGCGCCCCAGCGCCAGCGCGATCTTGGGCAGCTGGGTGGTCTTGCCGGAGCCGGTCTCGCCGCAGACGATCACCACCTGATGCGCGGCGATGGCGGCCATGATTTCGTCGCGCCGTGCCGACACCGGCAGGGACTCTGGGAATTCGATTCGGAGCGCAGTCGAGGACAAGGGCGGCAGTTCGGGGAAAATCCTCGATTATCTTGCGACCTGCCTTCCTGCCCGCCCGACCCCGCCCATGTCCACCGTCTTCAACTTCACCTTCGTCCCCTGGTTCCGCTCGGTGGCGCCCTACATCCACATGCACCGCGGCAAGACCTTCGTGGTCGCCATGGCGGGGGAAGCCATTGCTGCCGGCAAGCTGCCCAACATCGCGCAGGACCTGGCGCTGATTCAGAGCATGGGCGTCAAGGTGGTGCTGGTGCACGGCTTCCGGCCACAGGTCAACGAGCAGCTGCGCGCCAAGGGCCACGAGGCAAAGTATTCGCACGGCATGCGCATCACCGACGAAGTGGCGCTCGATTGCGCCCAGGAGGCCGCCGGCCAGTTGCGCTACGAGATCGAGGCCGCCTTCAGCCAGGGCCTGCCGAACACGCCGATGGCCGGCTCGACCGTGCGCATGATTTCCGGCAACTTCATCACCGCGCGGCCTGTCGGCGTGGTCGACGGTGTCGACTTCCAGCACTCGGGCCTGGTGCGCAAGGTGGATGCGGCCGGGATCCGCCGCGGGCTGGACTTCGGCTCCATGGTGCTGATGTCGCCCTTCGGTTTCTCGCCCACGGGCGAAGCCTTCAACCTGACGATGGAGGAGGTCGCCACCAGCGTGGCGATCTCGATCCAGGCCGACAAGCTGATCTTCCTGACGGAGGTGCCGGGCATCCCGCAAGACCCCGCGCAGCCTGTAGGCGAAGACAACCCGATCGACACCGAGCTGCCGCTGGACAGCGCGAAGAAGCTGCTGGCCTCGCTTGCGCCGCCACAGAAGCCGACCGACACGGGCTTCTACCTGCAGCATTGCGTCAAGGCGTGCGAAGCAGGCGTGGAGCGCAACCACATCATTCCGTTCTCTGTGGACGGCTCGCTGCTGCTCGAGGTGTACGTGCACGACGGCATCGGCACGATGGTGATCGACGAGAAGCTCGAATCGCTGCGCGAGGCCACTGCCGACGACATCGGCGGCATCCTGCAGCTGATCGAGCCCTTCGAGCGCGACGGCACCCTGGTCAAGCGCAGCCGGACTGAAATCGAGCGCGACATCGGCCAGTACACGGTGATCGAGCACGACGGCGTGATCTTCGGCTGCGCCGCGCTCTACCCCTATCCCGAAGCGAAGACGGCAGAGATGGCGGCACTCACCGTGTCGCCGCAATCGCAGTCGCAGGGCGACGGCGAGCGCATCCTCAAGCGCATCGAGCAGCGCGCCAAGGCGAGCGGGCTCGAAAGCATCTTCGTGCTGACCACCCGCACCATGCACTGGTTCCTCAGGCGCGGCTTCCAGCAGGTCAACCCCGACTGGCTGCCCGAGGCCCGCAAGCGCAAGTACAACTGGGATCGCAAGAGCCAGGTGCTGGTCAAGAAGCTCTGAACGTCGACAACATGAACCCCCTGCTCTCCAAGCTGCAGCCCTACCCCTTCGAGCGGCTGCGCCGGCTCTTCGCGGACGTCGCGCCGAGTCCGGAATTCGCGCCGATCAGCCTCGGCATCGGCGAACCCAAGCACCCGACGCCGCTGTTCATCAAGCAGGCCCTGTCCGACGGCCTGGGCGCGCTGGCGGTGTATCCCGCCACCGCCGGCGACCTGAAACTGCGCCAGTCCTTCACGGGCTGGCTGCAGCGCCGCTACGCGCTCGAACTCGACCCTGCCACGCAGGTGCTGCCGGTCAATGGATCGCGCGAGGCGCTGTTCGCCCTCGCGCAGACGGTGGTCGATGCATCGACGACGCCTGGTCCGGTGGTGCTCTCGCCCAATCCGTTCTATCAAATCTACGAGGGCGCGGCCCTGCTGGCGGGCGCCGAGCCCTGCTACGTGCCCAGCGTGCCGGCGCGCAACTTCGCCGTCGACTGGGACAGCGTCCCGGCGGCGGTGTGGGAGCGCACCCAGCTCGTCTTCGTGTGCTCGCCAGGCAACCCGACCGGTGCCGTGATG is drawn from Variovorax sp. PBS-H4 and contains these coding sequences:
- the hrpA gene encoding ATP-dependent RNA helicase HrpA, giving the protein MAAIAAHQVVIVCGETGSGKTTQLPKIALALGRGKLNAPPGRGRLIGHTQPRRIAASSVAKRIAEELKTPLGEVVGYKVRFQDRLSRDASVKLMTDGILLAETQTDPLLKAYDTLIIDEAHERSLNIDFLLGYLREILPRRPDLKVIVTSATIDAERFAKHFASAKGPAPTIYVSGRMYPVEQRYRPFEESRDYDLNDAIADGVDELWRDPRDGGDILVFLPGEREIREAADHLRKHLSHQPLLRNAEVLPLFARLSQAEQDRIFDGHSGRRIVLATNVAETSLTVPGIRYVIDAGTARVKRYSFRSKVEQLLVEPISQAAANQRAGRCGRVADGICIRLYDEKDFEGRARFTDPEILRSSLAGVILRMKSLHLGDVERFPFLEAPQRRAIADGYQLLNELGAVDDANELTPMGMELAKLPLDPRVGRMILEARTRGALEEVLVIASALSVQDVRDRPLEAQQQADQAHAKFDDEKSEFSGYLRLWQWIHDARGGVPPPQPSHATPTHRLSNRQYEQLLRQNFINVRRVREWRDIHSQLLTVVTEHKWRINSTPASYEALHLSMLSGLLGNVGWKMEEEEAYLGARGIKFHRHPGAHLKKKPGRWIVCAELVETTRLFGRGIANIEPSWLEQVAGHLLKKQLLDPHWEKKSAQVVALERATLYGLVVYSGRRVEFSRVDPVAAREIFIREALVGGQWESKLPFLAANRKLVREVEGLEHKSRRQDVLVDDELIYAFYDAQLPPDVASGFAFESWYRQASKAAPKLLYLTREELMRHQAAGITTQSFPPTLRLGGVDCAASYLHEPGDPRDGLTVTVPLFVLNQVSEERCEWLVAGMLKDKVQALLKSLPQKPRARLVPLPESAARLAEALGAPEAFGQGSLTEALLKRVRNETGLDVKRADFKLDMLPPHLFMNLRVVDEHGRQLGMGRNLGALKAELGAQARGAFQALAGLQVKASPNALAAADAGRATQTASGGKPKADAPPALPAGQRYTSWSFGELPELMEVRRGAQSLIGFPALVDDGDAVTIEVFDEPAAAAAKHRAGLRRLVALQLKDALKYLEKNIPDLQKMAVAYMPLGTAEELRAQIVDVALERAFLQEPLPADESTFLRRVEEGRGRLTLIANEIARLSGVILAEYTLAARKIKETRNQPEATADAAQQLQRLVGKRFIAQTPWPRLAHFARYLKAISLRLDKLRADPARDAQRLAELRPQEQRYWRLVAERKGAVDERMDEFRWLLEELRVSFFAQELRTPQPVSIKRLDKLWAQLQG
- the argA gene encoding amino-acid N-acetyltransferase, coding for MSTVFNFTFVPWFRSVAPYIHMHRGKTFVVAMAGEAIAAGKLPNIAQDLALIQSMGVKVVLVHGFRPQVNEQLRAKGHEAKYSHGMRITDEVALDCAQEAAGQLRYEIEAAFSQGLPNTPMAGSTVRMISGNFITARPVGVVDGVDFQHSGLVRKVDAAGIRRGLDFGSMVLMSPFGFSPTGEAFNLTMEEVATSVAISIQADKLIFLTEVPGIPQDPAQPVGEDNPIDTELPLDSAKKLLASLAPPQKPTDTGFYLQHCVKACEAGVERNHIIPFSVDGSLLLEVYVHDGIGTMVIDEKLESLREATADDIGGILQLIEPFERDGTLVKRSRTEIERDIGQYTVIEHDGVIFGCAALYPYPEAKTAEMAALTVSPQSQSQGDGERILKRIEQRAKASGLESIFVLTTRTMHWFLRRGFQQVNPDWLPEARKRKYNWDRKSQVLVKKL